DNA from Nitriliruptor alkaliphilus DSM 45188:
GAGCCACGTGGAGAAGGTCGGGAAGAACACCGCGAAGCCGGCCGCCTCGCCGGCGCACTCGCAGATCACGGCTCGAGCGGTCGACGCGTCCCCGAACAGGGTCCTGCGCAGATCGTCCTCGGTCGCGACGACGGCGTCAGGTTCGCGCTCGTAGTCCGCGAGCTCCCGGATGAAGCGCAGGACGAGCGGGGCGTCGGCGGCGGTCGCCGTGCGGATGGTGATCGGGACGTCGTGAGGGGCCATCGCGGCACCCTACCGACCGGGCCGAACCGCCGAGGTAGCCGTCCTCGGCGTCGTCGTCCACAGGCCGAGCGCGACCCGATCCGAGGTCGGCTGCGCGCGCTCGTACCGTGCGGACACCGCTGACCCGGAAGGTGCCCGTGACCACTCTCGCCGCCCACCCCACCGCTGGCGACACGCTCGCCGACCTCACACCGCCGACCACACCCCTGGCGGCGGTGCCGGTGGCCCTCGATCTGCGGGGTCGGGCTGCCGAGGCGGTGCGGCGCGCGGTGGAGGCCCACGGGTGGCAGGCCGTTGACGAGGCGACCGCCGCGCTCGTGCCTCCGGTGGTGCGGCTCGCTGACGTGGCGGCACCCGCCGGGGACGGCACGCCGACGGTCCTGCTGGTCGCCGCCGACGACGCCGCACCCGTCGCCGCATCGGCCTGCCTCCGCCTGCAGCCGACGGCGGTGGTGCCCTGGCCGGACGAGGACGGGGTGCTGGTCGACATCGTCCTGGCCGCCACCTCGGCGCCGCGACGGGCGACGAGTTCCGCGGCGCTGCTGCGGGTCGGCGGCGCAGCGGGCGGGGTCGGCACCACGACCGTGGCGCTCGCGTTGGCGGGGCTGGCGGCCTGGCGCGGCCAGCCGACGCTGGTGACCAGCGGTGACGCGGTCCTCCTGCCCTCGGGGACGCCCGGCATCGACCCCAGCGCGTTGACGGCACCCGACCTGTGGTCCCGCGCCAGCGCGATCGAAGGTGTCCCCGGCGCGCGGGCCGTGCGGACCAGCAGCCCGCCGTTCGACGCCACGGTCAGCGACCCGTCGGTGGCGACCGCCGTCCTCGATCTCGGCGTCGCCGACGAGGTCGACGTGCTCGTCCTGCGGCCGGACGCCGCCGGCGCCGCCGCGCTCGAACGCACCGCGGCTGCGGCGGTGGTCGTGGTCGGCGACGGCCCCGTCGCCCCCCGCGCGTTGACCGCTGCCGTCGGAGCACGCCGCCGGGTGGACCTGCCGTGGTCGCACCGGATCGCCCGCGCCGCCCTGGTCGGACGGGTCCCCGCGGCCCTGCCGGGCCGGGCGGTCCGGGCGCTGCTCCCGCTCGTGCCGGCGGGTCCGTCCGGCTGACCCACCGCGCGACCTGACACGCCCGCGACGCGGGCACCCCGTGGGGGCGGGGAACCCGGAGCACCGGTGCCAGCCACCGACCGCACCACCGACCGCACCACCGAGCACGCGACCGTCGTCGACGGGCGCCTGCGGACCGCGGTGGCCCGACGCCTCCGCGAGGACGACGACCTCCTCGCCGGCGGTGGCGATCGCAGCGCCCTGCGGCGTGCCATCGCCCGGGCCCTCGCCGCCGAGGGCGTCGTCGCCGCCCCCGACGTCTGGGCCCGGCTGGTCCGCGACCTCGTCGACGAGCTCGGCGGCCTCGGTCCGCTCGAGGCGCTGCTGCGCGATCCGGCGGTCACCGACGTGATGGTCAACGGCGCCGACGAGGTGCACGTCGAGCGTGACGGCCGGCTGACGGTGACGTCCGTGCGCTTCGACGACGATGCCCACCTGCTCGGCGTGCTGCGCCGGGTCCTCGGCCCCCTCGGGACCCGCCTCGACCGGGCGCACCCCTACGCCGACGCGGTCCTGCCAGGCGGTGTCCGGCTGCACGCCATCCTGCCGCCCCTGGCGACCCGGCCGACGCTCACCCTGCGCCGGGTGCCGGCCGTGGTCCCCTCCTGGGACCAACTCGAGGCCGTCGGCAGCGTCCCCGGCGACCTGCGCGGACTACTGCTCGACGCGGTCGCCTCCCGCCGCAACCTCGTGGTCGCGGGCCGCGCCGGAGTCGGGAAGACCACGCTGCTGGCCCGCCTCCTCGCCGAGGTCGACCGTGACCGCGTCGTGGTCATCGAGGACGCACCCGAGTTGCGCCACCCCGCCCCCCACACCGTCCACCTCCAGGTGCGACCCGCGACCCCCGACGGCGTCGGCGAGGTCGACGTCGCCACGCTGCTGCGCAACGCCCTGCGGATGCGGCCGGACCGCCTGGTGGTCGGCGAGGTCCGCGGTCGCGAGGTCGCCGACCTGCTGCAGGCGATGAACACCGGTCACGACGGATCGATGACCACCGTCCACGCCAACGGCGCCGACGAGGCCATCGTCCGGCTCGAAGGCATGGCGCTGTTGGCCGGTGTCCCCATCGACGCCGCCCGCGCCCAGGTCGCGGCGGCGCTCGACCTGGTCGTCGCGCTCGATCGCGACCGGGACGGACGTCGCCAGGTCGCCGCGCTGGTCGAGGTCGATCTGCAGCGCGACGGTGCCGGCATCCACGTGAGGTGGTCACGGTGAGCCGGGACCCTGCCCCCCACGGTCGCGAGCTCGACCGCGTGCGCCTGCGGGTCGCGGCGGGTGCCGACCCCGGCGACGTGGCGATGCTCGGTGAGCGAACGGCCACCGTGGTCCGCGTGGCCACCGAGGCCGGATCGCCGCTGCTCGCCGCCCTCGACGCCGCTGCGGACGCTGAGGACGACGCCCGGCGCGCCCAACGTGCCGTGGCGGTCGCGTCGGCGCAGGGCCGTGCTGTCGCCATCGGGTTGCTGGTCGCGCCACTGCTGCTGGTGCCCTTCCTCGGACGCCTGTTCGGGATCGACCTCGTCGCCTACCACCGCACCCCGATCGGGATGGTGACCGGTGGCCTCGGGCTTTCCCTGCTGCTCGTCGGCGGGCTCGCGGCGCGGCGGGTGGTCGCCGCGGTCGGCGCCCCCGCGCGCCCACCGTCCGCGGTGGGGCGGCGGCTGCTGGCCACCGTGGGTGCCAGCGTCGCCGCCGTCGCGATCCACCCCGTCGCCGGCCTCGTCCTCTTCGGTGTCGCCCTGCTGCGTGGCCGACCCCGCCCGGCCCCTCCGGATCCGGCCGTGGCGGACGCGGCGGAGTTGGCGGCCACCGCCGTCGGGGGCGGGCTCCCACCAGCCGCCGCGCTCCGGCTCGCCGCCGACGAGCTGCCCGCCCTGGCCGCACCGCTCAGGCGCCTGGCCTTCGACCTCGAGCACGGCGACACCTCGGCGGACCTGCCGCCCGGCGTCGACCGTCTCGCCGACGTGCTCACCGACGCCGACCGGCTCGGTGCGCCGGTCGGTCCGACGCTGCGGCGCCTCGCCGCGGACGTCCGGGCCGACGAGCTGACCCGGGTCCTGGCCGCCGCCGAGCGGCTCCCGGTCCGGCTGACCTTCCCCACCGCCCTGTGCCTGCTGCCCGGGACCCTGCTGCTGGTCGGTGCGCCGATCGTGCAGGTGGGCCTCGGTGTCGTCAGCACCTGATCCCGCACCAACCGATCCCAACGGAGGAACCCGTGAACCACCTGCCCACGCGCGCGACGACCGACGTCGCCGCGCACCCGCCCGTCACCGAGCCGCGCCCGCGGCCGCACCTCGTCGCCGTCCCCTCGCTGCCCGACAGCAGCCGGACGGACGACGAGGATGGCTCGCTCGTGGCCGAGTACGGCCTGCTCGCCGTGGTCGCCGCGACGATGTGCGGCGCGCTCATCCTCTGGTCGCGCGGTGACGCGCTCACCAACTTCTTCACCACGCTGCTCAACCACGCCCGCTCCATCGTCGCCGGGTGAACCGCACCCGCGCGCACCGGCCGGTCCGCCCCGAACGGGGCGGACCGGCCCGCCCCCGCCGCACCGCCGGCGAGGCTGGGTTCCTGTCCCTCGAGTGGGTCATGACCCTCCCGGTCGTGACCATCCTGGCCGCGCTGGTCCTCGCGGCGGGCTTCCTGGTGCGTGACGTGCTCGTGCTCCAGGAGGCCGCCCGGGTCGGTGCCCGCGTCGCGTCGACCACCGCCGGTGACCAGGCGGTCACTTGGGCGGTCCAGGACGCGGCACCCGAGCTCGCCGGCGGCCGCCTGACCGTCCGCGTGGCGCCACCGCTGCGCCGCAGCGGCGACCAGGTCGAGGTGGAGGTGGTCGCCCACCGCCGCTACGGGCCGCTGACGCACCGGCTGCGGGCCCGCAGCGTCGCCCGGGTCGAACCGATCCTCGACGTCGGCCCGACCGGTCCCGCCACCCCGCTCCAGCCGATCGATCCGACCGCCCCCCGGGGACCGGTGGCACCCGCAGCCCCACCCCGCCCGGTCTCACCCCACGGGCCGATCGCCCCGGCCGGGCCGGGCGCCCACGCGACCCCACAGCAGGACGGGAGACCGTGGTGAACCGCCGGTGGCAGGGCGACGAATCCGGGGCGCTGGCGACCCCGGTGCTGTTGCTGGTCTGGTGCGGGCTGTGCCTCGCGATCGTGGTGGTCGACGTCGGCGCGTACCTCGTCGCGGCGTCACGGGCGCAGGGGGCGGCCGACGCCGCTGCCCTGGCCGCCGTCGCGGCGGACCTGGCGCAGCCCGCCCCACCGCACATCGTCGCCAGGTCGGTCGCCGGACGGAACCGGGCCCGCGTCGAATCCTGCCACTGCCGGGCAGGCAGCGGCCGCGTCGAGGTCGAGGTCAGCGTCCCGGTCGGCGGCGTGGTCATCTCCCGGGTCGGCATGCAACGCGTGACCGCCAGCGCCGAGGCCGAGCTCGTGCACACCGGTAGCTGAGCATCGGCGGTCCGATGGTGAGTAGGTCTTGCTCAGGGCGACGTCGGCGATCTCAGGCTGGATGGCCTCCGAGCGACGGACGAGCCGTCACGCGACCCGAGGACCCCGCCATGAACCCGATCGCCCACGACCGCGACCACGCGGACGTCAGCCGCCACGCCACCGTGCGACACCGGTTGACCGGCGTCGGTCTCCTGGCCGTCATGACGGCCGCGCTGCTGCTCCCGACCAGCGCCGGACCGACCGCCACTGCCGCGGAGGCATGCGGCTCCCTGCCCGTCCTCGCCTACCACGACATCGGTGACGACGGAGGCAGCGTGGGCGCCTCGTGGACCGTCGGTGGGGTCACCTACGAGGTCCTCGAGGTCGAGGGCGGCGGTCTTGACAGGGACGACATCCTGAGCTTCGCGTGGACCTCCGTCGACGAGGTGTCCGAGCTCCGGATCACGTCGCTGGAGGGCGACGAGGACGTCGTGTACCCGGCGGATCCGCACGCCGGTACCTACACCGACCCCGCTGGCATCGGGACCGCGTACTTCTGCGGCGTCGCCCCACCCGAGCTGGGCACGCCGCCCCTCGATCCGTCGACCCCCGACCCCACCCCGGGGGAGGTGTGCGCCCCGCTGCCGCTGCTCGACACGTTCGACTTCAACGAGCGCGACCTCTACGTCACCAACGTGTTCGTCGGCAAGACTGCTGCCACCGTGGTCATCACCGATGCGGTGGCGGAGCACGGGTCGTCGTACGCGACGGGCATCGAGTGGACGTCGATCTCGCCCGTCGGCGCCCTGCACGTGGTCGTCGGCGGTGGCGCGATCACCGAGGTGGCCGTCGCCGATCCTCTCGGCGGCAGCTACGTGAGTCCCGGTCCCAGTATCGACCTGCTGGTGTTCTGCGGCGTGATCGACACCGAGCAGCCTGGCGACGATGATGGCGCGGCTGGCGACGATGACGGCACCGCTGGCGACGATGGTGCGGTCGACGACGATGGCACCGCTGGCGACGACGATGGTGCGGTCGACGACGATGGCACCGCTGGCGACGACGATGGTGCGGTCGACGATGACGGTGCGGTCGACGATGATGGCGCGGCTGGCGACGATGACGGTGCGGTCGACGATGATGGCGCGGCTGGCGACGATGACGGTGCGGTCGACGATGATGGCGCGGCTGGCGACGATGACGGTGCGGTCGGCGATGACGGCGCGGCTGGCGATGATGGTGCGGTCGACGATGACGGCGCGGCTGGCGACGACGGTGCGGTCGACGATGACGGGCCCGACGACGGCGACGTCGTCGTCGAGGACGTGGCCGTCCTCCCGGTGAGCGACAACCGGGCGGCGCTGACGCCCGTGCCCGCCGCTGCGGGTCACGAGCTCGCGACCACCGGTGCCGGGGCCCGCGACCTCACGGTGGTCGGTCTGCTGCTCGTGGCGCTCGGCGGCCTCGCCCGGAGGACCCGGACCGAGGGCTGAACCGCGACCCACGGAGGGCCACCTCGGACCGAGGTGGCCCTCCACGCGTGGGTGCACTCATGTCCGCCGCCCCGTTCCCGCGGGGACCGGCCACCGCTGTCGTACTCTCGGCGCAACCGGGGCGGCGGTGGCTCGTTGGACCGGTGTACGCCACCACCGGGTGGCCGATCCAGGAGCGTGCCGTGACGCAGGTGGACCTGCCGGAGGGCCCTGACAGCTCCGGGGCGTTCGTCTACGACCCTGAACTCGGAGCGGGGCGCGCCACGCCGTCGGGGTTCGTGATCGATGCGCTGCGGCGACGCCGCCTCGGCCGCCTGCTGGTCTCCGGCCTGACCGTCCTGCTGTTCCTCGCCGGCGCGGGCCTGTTCACCTACCCGTTCTTCACCGACCTCTACACCGACCGGGTGGTCCAGGACCGGCTCGACAGCGAGTTCGACGACCTCCAGGCCGCCGACTGGGAAGCGCCCGAGGCCGGATCGCCGCTGACCCGCATCATCATCCCGGCCATCGACCTGTCCACCGTGGTCGTCGAGGGCACCTCCCCGGCCGCCCTCCGCGCCGGCGCCGGGCACTACCCCAACACTCCCCTGCCGGGCGAGGTGGGCAACGTCGGCATCGCGGGCCATCGGACCACCTACGGTCGCCCCTTCAACCGCGTCGACGAGCTCGAGCCCGGCGACGAGATCTGGTTGATCACGCCGGTCGGTGACCACCGTTACGTGGTCAGCGACCCCGATCCCGACATCGGTGAGAACCCGTGGGTCACGACGCCGGACGACTGGGGCGTGGTCGCCGCCTCCGACGAGGCGCTGCTGACGCTCACGTCCTGCCACCCGAAGGGGTCGGCACAGGAGCGGATCATCGTGCGGGCCGAGCTGGTCGACTCGCTGCCGGCCGGGGGCTACGCCGAGCAGGCCGACGCCGAGCAGGCCGACGCCGAGCGGGTCCAGGCCGCAGCCTGAGCCTGACCCGGCCGCTGACCGCGCTGCTCGTCGCGACGGCGCTCCTGCTGGTCGCCTGTGGCACCGGCACCCCTGACGAGGTCCGCATCGGCCTCGTCGCGCCGCTGTCCGGACCGCGGGCCGCCATCGGCGAGGATCTGCTCCGCGGTGCCCAGCTCGCCGTCGACGACCTGAACGAGGCCGGGGGACTGCGGGGCCACGACGTCGAGCTGGTGGTCACCGACAGCGCCGACCTCGCCGACCTGCCCCGCCGCCTCGCCGACCTCGCCGAGACCGCGCGCGTCACCGCGGTCCTCGGGCCGGAGTCACCAGCGGCGCTGATCGGCACCCGTAGCCCGCTGTCGCGCCGCGGGGTCCCGGCCCTCCTGCCCTCGGCGTTCGCCGGCGATCTCGACGGCGCCGCCACCCCGCTCGCACGCATCGTGCCGTCAGCCCGCGCGCAGGCCGAGGCGCTCGCCTCCTGGTTGGCCGGCGTACGCGGCGTCGAGCAGCTCGCCGTCCTGGTCGCCGACCCGGTCGAGGGTGCCGCCGCACGCGCCGCCATCGAGGCCGGCGCAGCGGACGGCGGTCTGCCACCCGTCGCCGTCGTCGAGGCGGCCGGCGACGCCGGTGAGCTGACCACCGCCGTTGCTGCGCTGCGCCGGGCGGCGCCCGATGCCGACGCGGTCCTGCTCTGGGGCTGGCCCGACGCGGCCGCCCGCGCCACCGTCGCGGTCCGTGAGCTCGGCTGGGACGTGCAGGTCGCCGTCGGGTCGTCGGCGTTCGTCGGCACCTACCGGGCGCT
Protein-coding regions in this window:
- a CDS encoding CpaF family protein, which translates into the protein MPATDRTTDRTTEHATVVDGRLRTAVARRLREDDDLLAGGGDRSALRRAIARALAAEGVVAAPDVWARLVRDLVDELGGLGPLEALLRDPAVTDVMVNGADEVHVERDGRLTVTSVRFDDDAHLLGVLRRVLGPLGTRLDRAHPYADAVLPGGVRLHAILPPLATRPTLTLRRVPAVVPSWDQLEAVGSVPGDLRGLLLDAVASRRNLVVAGRAGVGKTTLLARLLAEVDRDRVVVIEDAPELRHPAPHTVHLQVRPATPDGVGEVDVATLLRNALRMRPDRLVVGEVRGREVADLLQAMNTGHDGSMTTVHANGADEAIVRLEGMALLAGVPIDAARAQVAAALDLVVALDRDRDGRRQVAALVEVDLQRDGAGIHVRWSR
- a CDS encoding ABC transporter substrate-binding protein; translated protein: MGLVAPLSGPRAAIGEDLLRGAQLAVDDLNEAGGLRGHDVELVVTDSADLADLPRRLADLAETARVTAVLGPESPAALIGTRSPLSRRGVPALLPSAFAGDLDGAATPLARIVPSARAQAEALASWLAGVRGVEQLAVLVADPVEGAAARAAIEAGAADGGLPPVAVVEAAGDAGELTTAVAALRRAAPDADAVLLWGWPDAAARATVAVRELGWDVQVAVGSSAFVGTYRALAGDATEGVVMPFPFREAWFGPELTTWMIRYQLAFGLGALPGLDTLVVDVPVVALASYDAVGAIAAAVERADSRDPAAVAAALPGTVHDGLLRTYELGAGETWDADELYVARFHQLGVIYDVDPRLDPRAQREFWELQVSAEFILDIVPDGPLRRLVERRLGAADEPPPTYVPPADAPGPVGRPGRAP
- a CDS encoding TadE family protein — protein: MNRTRAHRPVRPERGGPARPRRTAGEAGFLSLEWVMTLPVVTILAALVLAAGFLVRDVLVLQEAARVGARVASTTAGDQAVTWAVQDAAPELAGGRLTVRVAPPLRRSGDQVEVEVVAHRRYGPLTHRLRARSVARVEPILDVGPTGPATPLQPIDPTAPRGPVAPAAPPRPVSPHGPIAPAGPGAHATPQQDGRPW
- a CDS encoding pilus assembly protein TadG-related protein, which codes for MNRRWQGDESGALATPVLLLVWCGLCLAIVVVDVGAYLVAASRAQGAADAAALAAVAADLAQPAPPHIVARSVAGRNRARVESCHCRAGSGRVEVEVSVPVGGVVISRVGMQRVTASAEAELVHTGS
- a CDS encoding class E sortase, giving the protein MTQVDLPEGPDSSGAFVYDPELGAGRATPSGFVIDALRRRRLGRLLVSGLTVLLFLAGAGLFTYPFFTDLYTDRVVQDRLDSEFDDLQAADWEAPEAGSPLTRIIIPAIDLSTVVVEGTSPAALRAGAGHYPNTPLPGEVGNVGIAGHRTTYGRPFNRVDELEPGDEIWLITPVGDHRYVVSDPDPDIGENPWVTTPDDWGVVAASDEALLTLTSCHPKGSAQERIIVRAELVDSLPAGGYAEQADAEQADAERVQAAA
- a CDS encoding type II secretion system F family protein; this encodes MSRDPAPHGRELDRVRLRVAAGADPGDVAMLGERTATVVRVATEAGSPLLAALDAAADAEDDARRAQRAVAVASAQGRAVAIGLLVAPLLLVPFLGRLFGIDLVAYHRTPIGMVTGGLGLSLLLVGGLAARRVVAAVGAPARPPSAVGRRLLATVGASVAAVAIHPVAGLVLFGVALLRGRPRPAPPDPAVADAAELAATAVGGGLPPAAALRLAADELPALAAPLRRLAFDLEHGDTSADLPPGVDRLADVLTDADRLGAPVGPTLRRLAADVRADELTRVLAAAERLPVRLTFPTALCLLPGTLLLVGAPIVQVGLGVVST